The following coding sequences lie in one Mycobacterium sp. DL440 genomic window:
- a CDS encoding AMP-binding protein, protein MAESTLNGVLRERASMQPNDVAYTFVDYERDWDGVEETLTWGQLYRRIRNLAGELQTHAAAGDRAVILAPQGLEYIVAFLASLEAGVVCVPLSTPMIGAHDERVTAVLRDAAPSVILTTSATSDTVAPYAVAQDGNPAPVVLAVDELDLDSRKAVRLRREAAPDTAYLQYTSGSTRIPAGVMVSNRNLTANFEQMMASFYPDYNRVPPADTTVVTWLPLYHDMGMMAGIVAPILGGWRTVMMSPLAFLARPARWMQQLGSVTTGLTAGPNFAFDLASAKTTDDDMAGCDLSNVLSIISGAERVHHATVERFTKRFAAFNLQGKVIRPSYGLAEATLYVATREPGKPPVVAHFEPEKLAAGHAERCARGTALISYGTPQSPAVRIVDPESHTEMPAGMIGEIWARGENIAAGYWNRPEETRETFGATVDGVPGGTWLRTGDLGFISEGELFIIGRVKDLLIVRGRNHYPDDIEATVSAISRGRVAAIAVDHDEEEKLVAVIEVKKRSDESPEALSERLTLMKREVISAISTAHGLNPADLALVAPGSLPITTSGKVRRQASADLYRRQEFARLDA, encoded by the coding sequence ATGGCTGAGTCGACACTCAACGGCGTGTTGCGTGAGCGGGCGAGCATGCAACCCAATGACGTCGCCTACACCTTCGTCGATTACGAACGCGACTGGGACGGTGTAGAGGAGACCCTGACCTGGGGTCAGCTCTACCGGCGCATCCGAAATCTGGCAGGGGAGCTGCAGACTCATGCCGCGGCCGGGGATCGCGCGGTGATCCTCGCGCCACAGGGCCTGGAATACATCGTTGCGTTCCTGGCGTCGCTGGAAGCCGGCGTGGTCTGTGTCCCGCTGTCGACGCCGATGATCGGCGCTCACGACGAGCGCGTCACCGCAGTCCTCCGGGACGCGGCGCCCTCGGTCATCCTCACCACATCCGCCACCTCCGACACGGTGGCGCCGTATGCGGTGGCGCAGGACGGCAATCCGGCCCCCGTCGTGCTCGCGGTCGACGAGCTCGATCTCGACTCCCGCAAGGCGGTACGGTTGCGGCGCGAAGCTGCCCCGGACACCGCGTACCTCCAGTACACGTCCGGCTCGACGCGGATCCCCGCGGGCGTGATGGTGTCGAATCGCAACCTGACGGCCAACTTCGAGCAGATGATGGCCAGCTTCTATCCGGACTACAACCGGGTGCCACCGGCTGACACGACCGTGGTCACGTGGCTGCCGCTGTACCACGACATGGGGATGATGGCGGGCATCGTCGCGCCGATCCTCGGTGGATGGCGCACCGTGATGATGAGTCCGTTGGCATTCCTGGCCCGGCCGGCACGCTGGATGCAACAGCTCGGCAGCGTGACCACCGGCTTGACCGCCGGACCCAACTTCGCCTTCGATCTGGCTTCGGCAAAGACCACCGATGACGATATGGCGGGCTGCGACCTGAGCAATGTGCTGAGCATCATCAGCGGGGCCGAGCGCGTTCACCACGCGACGGTCGAACGCTTCACCAAGCGGTTCGCCGCCTTCAATCTGCAGGGCAAGGTGATTCGGCCTTCCTATGGTCTGGCCGAGGCCACGCTGTACGTGGCGACGCGTGAGCCGGGGAAGCCGCCGGTGGTGGCCCATTTCGAGCCCGAGAAGCTGGCCGCCGGGCACGCCGAGCGGTGTGCCCGCGGAACCGCGCTGATCAGCTATGGGACACCGCAGAGCCCGGCGGTACGGATCGTCGATCCGGAATCCCACACCGAGATGCCCGCCGGGATGATCGGTGAGATCTGGGCACGGGGCGAGAACATCGCGGCCGGGTACTGGAACCGACCCGAGGAGACGCGGGAGACTTTCGGCGCGACGGTCGACGGCGTACCCGGCGGAACATGGCTGCGGACCGGCGATCTGGGCTTCATCTCCGAAGGTGAGTTGTTCATCATCGGCCGGGTCAAAGACCTCCTGATCGTCCGCGGGCGCAACCACTACCCGGACGACATCGAGGCCACGGTGTCGGCGATCTCCCGCGGGCGCGTCGCTGCGATTGCGGTAGACCACGACGAGGAAGAGAAGCTCGTCGCCGTCATCGAGGTCAAGAAGCGTTCCGACGAAAGTCCGGAGGCCCTGTCCGAGCGTCTCACGTTGATGAAACGCGAAGTGATCTCCGCCATCTCGACGGCGCATGGACTCAACCCCGCCGATCTGGCGCTGGTCGCTCCCGGCTCGCTCCCGATCACCACCAGCGGCAAGGTCCGTCGTCAGGCGAGCGCAGATCTGTACCGCCGGCAGGAGTTTGCGAGGTTGGACGCCTGA
- a CDS encoding condensation domain-containing protein has translation MQLGSVSIGSVEEWEAPPGSAVSWRAAPASRAKAAEAPVSDVPVSYMQAQHLRGFVDQRAKGLDYSRLVIVTCDIPGQCDIRAMTYVVNAHVRRHDTFRSWFEYHDVHNIVRHTMTNPADIKFVPTRHGDLTSEELRQLTLSTPDPLNWDCFTYGIVQYPDRFTIYVSIDHLHMDATFAGVTLMEFHAMYTTLVGGGAPLALPEAGSYDAFCLRQKEMLGALTPDSPEVTAWADFASSNNGSLPDFPLPLGDPLQPCGAEMWVETLMDEEQTAQFESMCVAAGARFIGGMLACTGLAEHELTGADTYYGLTPSDTRKTTADLMTMGWFTGLVPITVPIAGRSFAESAVAAQKSFDAGHQLVDVPFYRVLELRPELDWPRPNFQVINFLDAGAAPLSVLLTTELESMRIGMFSDGVYSYQMTVFLVRLKDRTAVSVVYPNNPEAQESVGRYVKVLKSTCARVLENLGAGSRR, from the coding sequence TTGCAGTTAGGGTCCGTTTCGATCGGTTCGGTCGAAGAGTGGGAAGCTCCGCCCGGTTCCGCCGTCTCCTGGCGTGCGGCGCCGGCCTCGCGCGCCAAGGCCGCTGAAGCGCCCGTCAGTGACGTGCCGGTCAGCTACATGCAGGCCCAGCACCTGCGGGGGTTCGTCGATCAACGCGCCAAGGGGCTGGACTACTCCCGCCTGGTGATTGTGACGTGCGATATTCCGGGGCAATGCGACATCAGGGCGATGACCTATGTGGTCAACGCGCATGTGCGCAGGCATGACACGTTCCGCAGCTGGTTTGAGTACCACGATGTCCACAACATCGTGCGGCACACGATGACCAATCCGGCCGACATCAAGTTCGTGCCCACCCGCCACGGCGATCTCACGTCGGAGGAACTGCGTCAGCTGACGTTGTCGACGCCGGATCCACTGAACTGGGACTGCTTCACCTACGGCATCGTTCAGTACCCGGATCGATTCACGATCTATGTGAGCATCGACCACCTGCACATGGATGCGACGTTTGCCGGTGTGACTCTCATGGAGTTCCACGCGATGTACACCACTCTCGTCGGTGGCGGTGCGCCGCTGGCACTTCCGGAGGCCGGCAGTTACGACGCGTTCTGCCTGCGGCAGAAGGAGATGCTCGGCGCCTTGACGCCGGACTCGCCGGAAGTCACGGCCTGGGCCGATTTCGCGTCGAGCAACAACGGCAGCCTGCCGGACTTCCCACTGCCCCTGGGTGATCCGCTCCAACCGTGTGGAGCCGAGATGTGGGTCGAGACCCTCATGGACGAGGAGCAGACCGCTCAGTTCGAGTCGATGTGCGTCGCTGCCGGGGCCCGCTTCATCGGCGGCATGCTGGCCTGCACCGGGCTGGCCGAGCATGAGTTGACCGGAGCGGACACCTATTACGGGCTGACCCCGAGTGACACCCGAAAGACCACTGCCGACCTGATGACGATGGGCTGGTTCACCGGGCTGGTCCCGATCACCGTTCCCATCGCAGGCCGGTCTTTTGCCGAATCGGCCGTTGCGGCACAGAAATCCTTCGACGCCGGACATCAGCTCGTGGATGTCCCGTTCTACCGGGTGCTCGAGTTGAGGCCCGAATTGGATTGGCCGAGGCCGAATTTCCAGGTGATCAACTTCCTGGATGCCGGGGCGGCACCATTGTCGGTGCTGCTCACCACCGAGTTGGAATCGATGCGGATCGGCATGTTCAGCGACGGCGTGTACTCGTACCAGATGACGGTGTTCCTGGTGCGATTGAAGGACCGCACGGCGGTTTCGGTGGTCTATCCGAACAATCCCGAGGCACAAGAATCGGTCGGCCGGTACGTCAAGGTGCTGAAGTCGACGTGTGCGCGGGTGCTGGAAAACCTCGGCGCAGGGTCGCGCAGGTGA